One window of Merismopedia glauca CCAP 1448/3 genomic DNA carries:
- a CDS encoding Fur family transcriptional regulator, which translates to MKSQRTPNQTKILHLLKHLNQAISAQDLYIELRHQGQSMGLATVYRSLEALKLEGVVQVRTLANGESLYSCSQEDRHHLTCLQCGASIPIHECPVHELENQLQQSHQFKIFYHTLEFFGLCDRCSLSQSDRSLA; encoded by the coding sequence ATGAAATCCCAACGTACCCCTAACCAAACGAAAATTTTACACTTGCTGAAGCACCTGAACCAAGCTATTTCAGCACAGGATCTGTATATAGAACTGCGCCATCAAGGTCAAAGTATGGGCTTGGCAACAGTTTACCGCTCTTTGGAGGCACTTAAACTAGAAGGAGTGGTACAGGTAAGAACTCTAGCTAATGGTGAATCACTCTACAGTTGTAGCCAAGAAGATAGACACCATCTCACTTGTTTACAGTGTGGCGCTTCTATTCCCATTCATGAATGTCCAGTCCATGAGTTAGAAAATCAACTACAACAATCTCACCAGTTTAAGATTTTTTATCACACTTTAGAGTTTTTTGGGTTGTGCGATCGCTGTAGCCTTAGTCAATCCGATCGATCTCTTGCATAA